The Verrucomicrobium spinosum DSM 4136 = JCM 18804 genome includes a region encoding these proteins:
- a CDS encoding IS1634-like element ISVsp1 family transposase: MFLRSTKRLKDGKEHLYWSIVENRRISSRQVVQRHVLYLGELNGRQEASWRKTVELFGKDQSAPQQVALFAEDHAPEQVGVDELPIVRLRLAAMRLERPRQWGACWLACLLWEQLLLADFWRPRLPPSREGTRWDLVLQTLVLYRLIEPGSEWRLHRHWFDQTAIADLLGADFALAEIHRLYECHDKILAHKRALFDHLTERWRDLFGARYEVLLYDLTSTYFESNPPDNPTGLRRFGYSRDKRSDCVQVVIALIVTPEGFPLAYEVLPGNTTDKSTLKSFLARIEDQYGKAQRIWVMDRGIPTEETLEQMRQSTPPVSYLVGTPKGRLSKLEESLARQPWQQARPQVRVKLLPHEGETYVLAQSQDRVAKERSMRRRRLRKYLDALEGLRKRKRPLHRDAMYEALGAAKKEAGRDARFVKVSVQLQPATGKDQSKSKSKGKGRQRATLSWELDRKLLREGWRREGRYLLRTNLTETDPAKLWEYYLQLVEVEQAFKELKHDLGIRPVHHQLDHRIEAHLFVSFLAYCLQVTLKARLRLTASGLTPRSVLEKFATVQMLDVHLPTTDGREVVMSRHTQPSKDLQLLLDQLKITLPEQAPPKITG; the protein is encoded by the coding sequence ATGTTCCTGCGTTCCACCAAACGGCTCAAGGATGGCAAAGAGCACCTCTACTGGAGCATCGTCGAAAACCGGCGGATCAGTTCCCGGCAGGTGGTCCAGCGGCACGTCCTTTATCTGGGTGAACTCAATGGTCGTCAGGAAGCCTCCTGGCGCAAGACGGTTGAACTCTTCGGCAAAGACCAGAGCGCTCCTCAACAGGTGGCCCTCTTTGCCGAAGATCATGCTCCCGAGCAGGTCGGTGTTGATGAGTTGCCCATTGTGCGTCTGCGCCTTGCGGCCATGCGGCTGGAACGGCCCCGGCAATGGGGGGCCTGCTGGCTGGCCTGCCTGCTCTGGGAGCAGTTGCTCCTGGCTGACTTCTGGCGACCACGTCTGCCGCCCAGTCGTGAGGGCACCCGCTGGGATCTGGTGCTCCAGACCCTGGTGCTCTACCGGCTCATCGAACCGGGCAGCGAATGGCGGCTGCACCGCCACTGGTTTGACCAGACGGCCATTGCCGACCTGCTGGGCGCGGACTTCGCCCTGGCCGAGATCCACCGTCTCTACGAATGCCATGACAAGATCCTGGCCCACAAGCGTGCCTTGTTTGATCATCTCACCGAGCGCTGGCGCGACCTGTTTGGAGCCCGTTATGAGGTGCTGCTGTATGATCTGACCAGCACCTACTTTGAAAGCAACCCGCCGGACAACCCCACCGGTCTGCGCCGCTTTGGTTACAGCCGCGACAAGCGCAGCGACTGCGTGCAGGTGGTCATTGCCCTCATCGTCACCCCCGAAGGCTTCCCGCTGGCCTATGAGGTGCTGCCGGGCAACACCACCGACAAGAGCACCCTCAAGAGCTTCCTGGCCAGGATCGAAGACCAGTACGGCAAGGCCCAACGCATCTGGGTCATGGACCGGGGCATCCCGACTGAAGAGACCCTTGAACAGATGCGGCAGAGCACTCCGCCGGTGAGCTATCTGGTGGGCACGCCCAAAGGACGCTTGAGCAAGCTGGAGGAGTCACTGGCCCGGCAACCCTGGCAGCAGGCCCGCCCCCAGGTGCGCGTCAAACTGCTGCCGCATGAAGGGGAGACTTATGTACTGGCCCAAAGCCAGGACCGTGTGGCCAAGGAACGCTCGATGCGTCGGCGCCGGCTGCGCAAGTATCTGGATGCCCTGGAAGGGTTGCGCAAGCGCAAGCGCCCCCTGCACCGTGATGCGATGTACGAAGCGTTGGGTGCCGCCAAAAAGGAGGCGGGGCGGGATGCGCGCTTTGTCAAGGTCAGCGTGCAGTTGCAGCCAGCAACAGGCAAAGACCAGAGCAAGAGCAAGAGCAAGGGCAAGGGCCGGCAGCGGGCGACTCTGAGCTGGGAGCTGGACCGCAAGCTGTTGCGTGAAGGATGGCGGCGGGAGGGGCGTTACCTGCTGCGCACCAATTTGACGGAGACCGATCCCGCGAAGCTCTGGGAGTATTACCTGCAACTGGTGGAGGTGGAGCAGGCGTTCAAGGAGCTCAAACACGATCTGGGGATCCGGCCGGTGCACCACCAGTTGGACCATCGCATTGAAGCGCACCTCTTCGTGTCGTTCCTGGCGTACTGCCTGCAGGTGACGCTCAAGGCGCGCTTGAGGCTGACGGCCAGCGGGCTGACACCGCGAAGTGTGCTGGAGAAGTTCGCGACGGTGCAGATGCTCGATGTGCATCTGCCCACAACTGATGGAAGGGAGGTGGTGATGAGCCGCCACACGCAGCCTTCAAAGGATCTGCAACTGCTGCTGGACCAGCTCAAGATCACGCTGCCTGAACAGGCCCCGCCCAAAATCACTGGTTGA
- a CDS encoding L,D-transpeptidase codes for MRILILFSLLMALVGTTSALEMPSFHTKGTPTGTPDGPLQPGEYWWHPEISPSGPIMVLVSVPNQILHVYRNGILIGRSTVSTGAKGHATPGGVFTILEKKQSHRSKKYNNAPMPNMQRLTWDGIAMHSGNLPGHPASHGCIRLPYDFSLLLFKLTEKGGTVVIGDGKTPTPHLAANPGLMLAPKDFNPEMLKPQGTSDYTWLPERSPTGPITIVVSAADKALYVFRNGNPIGRAAVQISDGGLFGTRKELGNHVFTLLEGTTDKPSFWAPGRSARPWMRVTSSGPKLDVDDLGKRLTVNPEFATKLYDTIAPGTTVIVTDHAAVRNAAPSTEVLGH; via the coding sequence ATGCGCATCCTGATCCTCTTCAGCCTCCTGATGGCCCTCGTGGGCACCACGTCCGCCCTGGAAATGCCCTCCTTTCACACCAAGGGCACGCCCACGGGCACCCCGGATGGGCCCCTGCAGCCGGGTGAATACTGGTGGCACCCGGAGATCTCCCCCAGCGGTCCCATCATGGTGCTGGTGAGTGTGCCCAACCAGATCCTGCATGTGTACCGCAACGGCATCCTCATTGGCCGCTCCACAGTGAGCACGGGGGCCAAGGGGCACGCCACGCCGGGCGGGGTCTTCACCATCCTGGAGAAGAAGCAGTCGCACCGCTCCAAGAAGTACAACAACGCGCCCATGCCAAACATGCAGCGCCTCACGTGGGACGGGATCGCCATGCACTCTGGGAACCTCCCCGGTCATCCCGCCAGCCACGGCTGCATCCGCCTGCCGTATGATTTTTCCCTGTTGCTCTTCAAGCTCACGGAAAAGGGCGGCACGGTGGTGATCGGCGATGGTAAGACGCCCACGCCGCACCTGGCGGCCAACCCCGGCCTGATGCTGGCGCCGAAGGACTTCAACCCTGAGATGCTGAAACCCCAGGGCACGAGCGACTACACCTGGCTGCCGGAGCGCAGCCCCACCGGCCCCATCACGATCGTGGTGAGCGCGGCAGACAAGGCGCTGTACGTCTTTCGCAATGGCAACCCGATCGGCCGCGCGGCCGTGCAGATCAGCGACGGCGGCCTCTTTGGCACGCGCAAGGAACTGGGCAACCACGTCTTCACCCTGCTGGAAGGTACGACCGACAAGCCCAGCTTCTGGGCCCCCGGCCGCTCCGCCCGCCCGTGGATGCGTGTGACCAGCAGCGGCCCGAAGCTGGATGTGGACGACCTCGGCAAGCGCCTGACCGTGAACCCGGAGTTCGCCACCAAGCTGTACGACACCATCGCCCCCGGCACGACCGTCATCGTGACCGACCACGCCGCCGTGCGCAACGCGGCACCGAGCACGGAAGTGCTGGGACACTAG
- a CDS encoding dihydrofolate reductase family protein: MRPLRYTINVTLDGCCDHNAGIAPDEEMHRHAVANLNRADALLFGRVIYEMMEVAFRPAWTGAMPDWMESFRNTIDSAKKYVVSSTLNQVDWNAELLRGDLREAVQQLKQQPGKGLLVGGVKLPLALAELDLIDEYEFIVHPKLAGYGPTLFAGLSKSIDLKLVDRVEFRSGAVAMRYEPRR; encoded by the coding sequence ATGCGACCCCTCCGCTACACTATCAACGTCACCCTGGACGGGTGCTGCGATCACAACGCCGGCATCGCGCCGGACGAGGAAATGCACCGTCACGCGGTGGCGAACCTCAACCGGGCCGACGCCCTCCTCTTTGGGCGGGTGATCTATGAGATGATGGAGGTCGCGTTTCGACCGGCATGGACGGGTGCGATGCCCGACTGGATGGAATCCTTCCGAAACACGATCGACTCGGCAAAGAAGTATGTCGTCTCCAGCACCTTGAACCAGGTGGATTGGAACGCGGAGCTCCTACGCGGTGATTTGCGGGAGGCGGTGCAGCAGCTCAAGCAGCAGCCGGGCAAGGGCCTGCTCGTGGGGGGCGTGAAGCTCCCGCTTGCCTTGGCGGAGCTGGATCTCATCGACGAATACGAGTTCATCGTCCACCCCAAGCTGGCAGGCTACGGCCCCACGTTGTTCGCGGGCTTGTCGAAGTCGATCGACTTGAAGCTCGTGGACCGGGTGGAGTTCCGGTCTGGAGCGGTGGCGATGCGGTATGAGCCGAGAAGGTAG